In a single window of the Lineus longissimus chromosome 4, tnLinLong1.2, whole genome shotgun sequence genome:
- the LOC135486255 gene encoding serine/threonine-protein kinase RIO1-like, whose amino-acid sequence MEMIRPLEAGQFDDADDDKTTAKPALVSVYNSPQGDDGDMPSLTEDFSDSLVFDSVGGESGNISGSEGSDDLDDDDDDDFDWDITSGMSGSGDLTKRYNASVSHTPQPNSQARGMSKKSSIKYQPNDKAFSKFSQKINVEKYAGPTMSSSASSKLIENSKKADADRYRSRDKADRATVEQVMDPRTRMILFKLISRGVISEINGCISTGKEANVYHATSKDGKDRAVKVYKTSILVFKDRDKYVSGEFRFRHGYCKHNPRKMVRTWAEKEMRNLMRIHQSHILCPEPVILRSHVLVMDFIGTEGWPAPLLKDVDISESKSRELYLDCIQMMRTLYHECRLVHADLSEYNMLYHEGKLYVIDVSQSVEHDHPCALEFLRKDCTNINDYFRKNGVSTMTVRELFDYITDPSITTDNADDYLDKIMEVTSHRTIDDITEQEKIDEEVFKHSFIPRTLDDVVDIERDLKRAQKGQMGDILYHTVTGMKQNLTGTQEAPALLEASSGGGEGDDEDSKSEAWSVSDSGGEDDSEEENSDNSKTNNTRIRGESPNTRRERKKVVKDAQREKRKDKMPKHVKKRKEKTSKTGKGKK is encoded by the exons ATGGAAATGATCAGACCACTGGAAGCCGGCCAGttcgatgatgctgatgatgacaa GACAACTGCCAAACCTGCACTTGTGTCAGTTTACAATTCACCACAGGGAGATGATG GGGACATGCCATCGCTTACTGAGGACTTCAGCGACAGCTTAGTGTTTGATTCTGTTGGTGGTGAAAGTGGTAACATCAGTGGTAGTGAAGGTAGTGACGacttggatgatgatgacgatgatgattttgattgggACATTACTTCAGGCATGTCAGGATCAGGAG ATCTCACAAAAAGATACAATGCATCTGTTTCACATACCCCACAG CCTAATTCCCAAGCACGTGGCATGTCTAAGAAGTCTTCAATAAAGTATCAGCCAAATGATAAAGCCTTTAGCAAGTTCTCTCAAAAAATTAATGTTG AGAAGTATGCTGGACCTACAATGTCAAGTTCTGCTTCGAGTAAACttattgaaaattcaaagaaagCTGATGCTGACAG GTATCGTAGTCGTGATAAGGCTGATCGTGCCACAGTCGAACAGGTGATGGACCCGAGGACAAGAATGATCTTGTTCAAACTGATCAGCCGGGGTGTGATATCGGAAATCAATGGTTGTATAAGTACTGGGAAAGAGGCCAACGTTTATCACGCTACCTCTAAAGATGGGAAAGACAGGGCTGTCAAG GTTTACAAGACTTCCATTTTAGTTTTCAAGGACAGGGATAAATATGTTAGCGGTGAATTCAG ATTCCGACATGGTTACTGTAAGCACAACCCTCGGAAGATGGTGCGAACGTGGGCAGAAAAGGAAATGCGGAATCTTATGAG AATTCACCAGTCTCACATACTGTGTCCAGAGCCTGTGATACTGAGGAGTCATGTTCTTGTTATGGACTTTATAGGAACTGAGGGTTG gccAGCTCCATTACTAAAAGATGTCGATATATCAGAGTCAAAGTCTAGGGAGTTATATCTTGACTGTATTCAGATGATGAGGACCTTGTATCATGAATGTCGACTTGTCCATGCGGATCTCAGTGAATATAACATGTT GTATCATGAGGGTAAACTGTATGTGATAGATGTCTCCCAGTCGGTGGAACACGACCATCCATGTGCCTTGGAATTTCTCAGGAAGGATTGCACAAATATAAATG ATTATTTTAGAAAGAACGGTGTCTCCACAATGACGGTTAGAGAATTATTTGACTACATTACCGACCCTAGTATAACCACTGATAACGCTGACGACTATCTTGATAAAATCATGGAGGTCACCTCACATAGAACAATAGATGATATCACTGAACAGGAAAAAATTGATGAAGAG GTTTTTAAGCATTCGTTTATCCCCCGTACCCTTGATGATGTTGTGGACATTGAAAGAGACCTAAAGAGAGCACAGAAAGGTCAAATGGGAGAC ATCCTATATCACACTGTCACTGGAATGAAACAGAATTTAACGGGTACCCAAGAG GCGCCTGCTCTGCTGGAAGCATCTTCAGGTGGAGGCGAGGGCGATGATGAAGATTCTAAAAGTGAAGCGTGGTCAGTGTCGGATTCGGGAGGTGAAGATGACAGCGAGGAAGAGAACTCAGACAACTCCAAAACAAACAATACCCGAATCAGAGGGGAATCGCCAAATACGAGAAGA GAACGCAAGAAAGTAGTGAAGGATGCCCAGCGAGAGAAGCGGAAGGACAAGATGCCGAAACACGTCAAGAAGAGGAAGGAGAAAACTTCAAAAACGGGAAAAGGAAAGAAGTGA
- the LOC135485950 gene encoding uncharacterized protein LOC135485950 isoform X2 yields MRWASTPPKLPDTQVTKQSYRGMWKARSTGQIGRTLSTTVLTEDNQMMDDYLANECREFYLTRRRRAEEVKERLREDQQDRNSVRHSNLDDMMADLRKDMASLMERDLALMEQLLKMNDTIQDLKWQSSPISMSMSMSLCSRESLTDSNCTLASSTVSIPSEDSGLSGYESAPSVDNMKILFDNTCKTCPKQKGKDAKEKSKECNVVQMKMDKLVPLLTVSNVMVDQKGYHSTQNSLDSGCGDLNYQCQEVF; encoded by the exons ATGCGTTGGGCTTCCACTCCACCCAAAT TGCCTGATACCCAGGTTACCAAACAGAGTTATCGTGGCATGTGGAAAGCCAGAAGTACAGGGCAAATAGGACGGACACTTTCAACAACAGTGCTAACAGAAGACAACCAAATGATGGACGATTACTTAGCAAATGAATGCCGGGAGTTTTACCTCACGCGGCGGCGGAGAGCGGAAGAGGTTAAGGAGAGGCTGCGAGAAGACCAACAAGACAGGAACTCAGTGAGACATTCAAATCTCGACGACATGATGGCCGACCTACGAAAAGATATG GCCAGTCTAATGGAACGTGACTTAGCTTTGATGGAACAGCTTCTTAAGATGAATGACACTATACAAGACCTCAAGTGGCAGTCTTCTCCTATTTCGATGTCAATGTCCATGTCCCTGTGTTCACGCGAATCCTTAACTGACAGTAACTGTACACTCGCCTCCAGTACTGTTTCTATACCATCAGAGGACAGCGGACTTTCGGGGTATGAAAGCGCCCCTAGTGTAGACAATATGAAAATCTTATTTGACAATACGTGCAAGACGTGTCCGAAACAAAAAGGAAAGGACGCAAAGGAAAAATCAAAAGAATGTAATGTCGTACAAATGAAAATGGACAAATTAGTTCCCTTGTTGACTGTTTCTAATGTGATGGTGGACCAGAAAGGATACCATAGCACGCAGAATTCATTGGACTCGGGTTGTGGGGACTTAAACTATCAATGCCAAGAGGTGTTTTGA
- the LOC135485950 gene encoding uncharacterized protein LOC135485950 isoform X1 — MAPISVDNVATLVTTTDKDMCRTCLQKGTSSYEAGVSRDRDDDQQYLTVPDTQVTKQSYRGMWKARSTGQIGRTLSTTVLTEDNQMMDDYLANECREFYLTRRRRAEEVKERLREDQQDRNSVRHSNLDDMMADLRKDMASLMERDLALMEQLLKMNDTIQDLKWQSSPISMSMSMSLCSRESLTDSNCTLASSTVSIPSEDSGLSGYESAPSVDNMKILFDNTCKTCPKQKGKDAKEKSKECNVVQMKMDKLVPLLTVSNVMVDQKGYHSTQNSLDSGCGDLNYQCQEVF; from the exons ATGGCGCCGATTAGTGTGGACAACGTTGCCACCTTGGTGACTACTACTGACAAGGACATGTGTCGTACGTGTCTGCAAAAAGGGACTTCAAGTTATGAGGCGGGTGTCTCTAGAGACAGAGATGATGATCAGCAGTATTTGACAG TGCCTGATACCCAGGTTACCAAACAGAGTTATCGTGGCATGTGGAAAGCCAGAAGTACAGGGCAAATAGGACGGACACTTTCAACAACAGTGCTAACAGAAGACAACCAAATGATGGACGATTACTTAGCAAATGAATGCCGGGAGTTTTACCTCACGCGGCGGCGGAGAGCGGAAGAGGTTAAGGAGAGGCTGCGAGAAGACCAACAAGACAGGAACTCAGTGAGACATTCAAATCTCGACGACATGATGGCCGACCTACGAAAAGATATG GCCAGTCTAATGGAACGTGACTTAGCTTTGATGGAACAGCTTCTTAAGATGAATGACACTATACAAGACCTCAAGTGGCAGTCTTCTCCTATTTCGATGTCAATGTCCATGTCCCTGTGTTCACGCGAATCCTTAACTGACAGTAACTGTACACTCGCCTCCAGTACTGTTTCTATACCATCAGAGGACAGCGGACTTTCGGGGTATGAAAGCGCCCCTAGTGTAGACAATATGAAAATCTTATTTGACAATACGTGCAAGACGTGTCCGAAACAAAAAGGAAAGGACGCAAAGGAAAAATCAAAAGAATGTAATGTCGTACAAATGAAAATGGACAAATTAGTTCCCTTGTTGACTGTTTCTAATGTGATGGTGGACCAGAAAGGATACCATAGCACGCAGAATTCATTGGACTCGGGTTGTGGGGACTTAAACTATCAATGCCAAGAGGTGTTTTGA
- the LOC135487305 gene encoding uncharacterized protein LOC135487305 isoform X2 — protein MFRDFAPQVVPADSNSENGSENNSVFGGRHDGFSAGIDFNDPLKRGNVFSSVMNNNSSHSNWTDYMPQYNPFGTSTVLQELEKNRPGPKPKRSYSDVAKNRPKSTNGQEEHEGREKRSSSLSEDLTLPVGPSGFKGKKKAPVKSRGFTSKRGQSKDNLCSNILPDAKYGLDSFDEPVSGGDREGSERSDSTDNLSETGKTSSTASGIDEIHLSTNINAYGGSGSVRIAGSRYDPVLGDIDVEPEVVHNDERKPETKAFFDPKRIFAPRPNNAPTKKSTKNSIPNNRDNSKSTYSNDEEFILNNGKCRSNFNSSTAPKTASYINNDLRDRSEPRKQTNTEAKLNHDRVNSSSGNHADGSANCRVNKQKSHEGQERVNHGESQRAAKQKKVQMGLGIGRLLEMMYLWMKWCAKDVVAAMFLYVVAVTWRVVTLLTSIVKFYTVSVCSSTYSWIKNRLQSLFPQRYKTGRTWSGMPSYQQQSYGLEENIPLPSTGDEAMKRLLSCSRGKDPYSILGLRSDCSDDDIKRYYRKQAVLVHPDKNSQPGAEEAFKILGHAFELIGKPEKRLTYDQQCKETRAAEEAMQEFADLLTKLQEKMQEAANMMRCDHCGGKHRRIPVDRPCYSARQCDRCNTRHSAKEGDVWAESLMLGFLWYYYACMDNKIYDITEWAACRQGDYFKHMLANSHHVIYRMAVNSNRHQHHHQGRQGQGGNDGDLEDFINHLFTKSMQNDQKDGFSGSQQPSRPAWNSANKTNKKRGKKKKH, from the exons ATGTTCCGTGACTTTGCTCCCCAGGTAGTTCCAGCCGATTCTAATTCCGAAAATGGTTCTGAGAACAACTCCGTGTTTGGAGGAAGGCATGATGGTTTTTCAGCTGGCATTGATTTTAATGATCCATTGAAGAGAGGCAATGTCTTCAGCAGTGTCATGAACAATAATAGCAGTCATAGTAACTGGACTGACTACATGCCGCAATACAATCCTTTTGGTACTTCGACCGTACTACAGGAATTGGAAAAGAACAGACCCGGACCTAAACCGAAACGCAGCTATTCGGATGTTGCCAAGAATAGGCCAAAGTCAACGAATGGTCAGGAAGAGCATGAGGGGCGGGAGAAACGAAGCAGTAGTTTATCTGAGGATCTGACATTGCCAGTTGGGCCGTCTGGGTTCAAAGGAAAGAAAAAGGCTCCAGTCAAGTCACGTGGATTCACCTCTAAAAGAGGACAATCAAAAGACAATTTATGTAGTAACATACTGCCTGATGCTAAGTATGGTCTGGATTCATTTGATGAGCCAGTATCCGGGGGGGATAGAGAGGGGTCTGAGAGAAGTGATTCTACTGACAATCTGAGTGAGACTGGGAAAACTAGCAGTACTGCCAGTGGAATTGATGAAATTCACCTTTCAACCAACATCAATGCTTATGGTGGATCTGGATCAGTGCGCATTGCAGGATCCCGATATGACCCAGTTCTTGGTGATATTGATGTTGAGCCCGAGGTGGTTCATAACGATGAGAGGAAACCTGAAACGAAAGCCTTCTTCGACCCGAAAAGAATCTTTGCTCCGAGACCAAACAATGCACCAACAAAGAAATCGACAAAGAATTCAATCCCGAATAACCGTGACAACAGCAAGTCCACCTATTCAAATGATGAAGAGTTCATCCTCAATAATGGGAAATGTCGTTCCAACTTCAACTCATCTACCGCTCCTAAAACTGCGAGTTACATCAACAATGATTTGCGGGACCGCTCTGAGCCACGGAAGCAGACCAATACTGAGGCGAAACTGAACCATGATCGCGTGAACAGCTCCTCGGGGAACCATGCCGATGGCAGTGCAAATTGTCGCGTGAATAAACAGAAGTCTCATGAAGGCCAGGAGAGGGTGAACCATGGTGAATCTCAGAGGGCAGCGAAACAGAAAAAAGTGCAGATGGGATTGGGCATTG GGCGCCTATTGGAGATGATGTACCTTTGGATGAAATGGTGTGCTAAAGATGTGGTTGCGGCCATGTTTCTCTACGTAGTTGCAGTGACATGGAGGGTTGTAACACTTCT GACTTCCATTGTGAAATTTTATACGGTATCAGTTTGTAGCTCGACATACTCATGGATTAAAAATCGGCTGCAGTCCCTTTTCCCGCAACGTTACAAAACTGGTAGGACTTGGTCTGGGATGCCTTCATATCAACAACAATCATATGGATTAGAAGAAAATATACCTTTGCCGTCTACAG GGGATGAGGCCATGAAGCGATTACTGTCTTGTAGTAGAGGAAAAGACCCATACAG CATTTTAGGACTTCGATCTGACTGTTCAGATGATGATATAAAGCGGTATTATAGAAAGCAGGCTGTGTTAGTTCACCCTGACAAG AACTCCCAACCCGGTGCTGAAGAGGCGTTCAAGATCTTAGGACATGCATTTGAATTGATCGGTAAACCA GAAAAACGACTAACATATGACCAACAGTGCAAGGAGACTCGTGCTGCTGAAGAGGCTATG CAAGAATTTGCTGATCTGCTGACGAAACTTCAGGAGAAGATGCAGGAGGCTGCCAATATGATGCGTTGTGATCACTGTGGCGGTAAACATCGCCGAATCCCTGTTGACCGTCCATGCTACAGTGCTAGACAGTGTGATAGGTGTAATACAAGGCACTCGGCTAAAGAG GGTGACGTATGGGCGGAGAGTTTAATGCTAGGATTCCTATGGTATTACTATGCATGTATGGATAACAAGATCTATGACATTACTGAATGGGCTGCCTGTCGTCAA GGCGACTACTTCAAACATATGTTGGCGAACTCTCATCATGTGATATACCGTATGGCTGTAAACAGcaatcgtcatcaacatcatcatcagggCAGGCAAGGTCAAGGAGG GAATGACGGTGATCTCGAGGACTTCATCAACCACCTGTTCACCAAATCTATGCAGAATGACCAAAAGGACGGTTTCAGCGGATCACAGCAACCCAGTCGCCCTGCATGGAACTCTGCCAACAAGACCAACAAGAAGCGaggaaaaaagaagaagcaTTAA
- the LOC135487305 gene encoding uncharacterized protein LOC135487305 isoform X1, whose product MDDRGGVEGAEDMSQFCNPNLTLEQLLAGVKPSDLDGVDGGEYRTSGTGTGYQPWSTYTDDDPLNLSWAHLGDFNTNSFSDYSHSGHTSPTFSSGQTSPTNFASGGGQIPMFRDFAPQVVPADSNSENGSENNSVFGGRHDGFSAGIDFNDPLKRGNVFSSVMNNNSSHSNWTDYMPQYNPFGTSTVLQELEKNRPGPKPKRSYSDVAKNRPKSTNGQEEHEGREKRSSSLSEDLTLPVGPSGFKGKKKAPVKSRGFTSKRGQSKDNLCSNILPDAKYGLDSFDEPVSGGDREGSERSDSTDNLSETGKTSSTASGIDEIHLSTNINAYGGSGSVRIAGSRYDPVLGDIDVEPEVVHNDERKPETKAFFDPKRIFAPRPNNAPTKKSTKNSIPNNRDNSKSTYSNDEEFILNNGKCRSNFNSSTAPKTASYINNDLRDRSEPRKQTNTEAKLNHDRVNSSSGNHADGSANCRVNKQKSHEGQERVNHGESQRAAKQKKVQMGLGIGRLLEMMYLWMKWCAKDVVAAMFLYVVAVTWRVVTLLTSIVKFYTVSVCSSTYSWIKNRLQSLFPQRYKTGRTWSGMPSYQQQSYGLEENIPLPSTGDEAMKRLLSCSRGKDPYSILGLRSDCSDDDIKRYYRKQAVLVHPDKNSQPGAEEAFKILGHAFELIGKPEKRLTYDQQCKETRAAEEAMQEFADLLTKLQEKMQEAANMMRCDHCGGKHRRIPVDRPCYSARQCDRCNTRHSAKEGDVWAESLMLGFLWYYYACMDNKIYDITEWAACRQGDYFKHMLANSHHVIYRMAVNSNRHQHHHQGRQGQGGNDGDLEDFINHLFTKSMQNDQKDGFSGSQQPSRPAWNSANKTNKKRGKKKKH is encoded by the exons ATGGATGATCGAGGCGGGGTGGAAGGTGCAGAAGACATGTCCCAGTTCTGCAACCCCAACTTAACCCTGGAGCAGCTGCTTGCAGGGGTCAAGCCCTCAGATCTAGATGGGGTTGATGGTGGCGAATACAGGACATCTGGAACTGGCACAGGTTATCAACCATGGTCAACCTACACCGATGACGACCCTCTCAATTTGTCCTGGGCACACTTGGGCGACTTCAACACTAATTCTTTCTCTGACTATAGCCACAGTGGTCATACTTCACCAACATTTTCAAGTGGACAAACATCCCCGACTAATTTTGCCAGTGGCGGAGGCCAGATACCAATGTTCCGTGACTTTGCTCCCCAGGTAGTTCCAGCCGATTCTAATTCCGAAAATGGTTCTGAGAACAACTCCGTGTTTGGAGGAAGGCATGATGGTTTTTCAGCTGGCATTGATTTTAATGATCCATTGAAGAGAGGCAATGTCTTCAGCAGTGTCATGAACAATAATAGCAGTCATAGTAACTGGACTGACTACATGCCGCAATACAATCCTTTTGGTACTTCGACCGTACTACAGGAATTGGAAAAGAACAGACCCGGACCTAAACCGAAACGCAGCTATTCGGATGTTGCCAAGAATAGGCCAAAGTCAACGAATGGTCAGGAAGAGCATGAGGGGCGGGAGAAACGAAGCAGTAGTTTATCTGAGGATCTGACATTGCCAGTTGGGCCGTCTGGGTTCAAAGGAAAGAAAAAGGCTCCAGTCAAGTCACGTGGATTCACCTCTAAAAGAGGACAATCAAAAGACAATTTATGTAGTAACATACTGCCTGATGCTAAGTATGGTCTGGATTCATTTGATGAGCCAGTATCCGGGGGGGATAGAGAGGGGTCTGAGAGAAGTGATTCTACTGACAATCTGAGTGAGACTGGGAAAACTAGCAGTACTGCCAGTGGAATTGATGAAATTCACCTTTCAACCAACATCAATGCTTATGGTGGATCTGGATCAGTGCGCATTGCAGGATCCCGATATGACCCAGTTCTTGGTGATATTGATGTTGAGCCCGAGGTGGTTCATAACGATGAGAGGAAACCTGAAACGAAAGCCTTCTTCGACCCGAAAAGAATCTTTGCTCCGAGACCAAACAATGCACCAACAAAGAAATCGACAAAGAATTCAATCCCGAATAACCGTGACAACAGCAAGTCCACCTATTCAAATGATGAAGAGTTCATCCTCAATAATGGGAAATGTCGTTCCAACTTCAACTCATCTACCGCTCCTAAAACTGCGAGTTACATCAACAATGATTTGCGGGACCGCTCTGAGCCACGGAAGCAGACCAATACTGAGGCGAAACTGAACCATGATCGCGTGAACAGCTCCTCGGGGAACCATGCCGATGGCAGTGCAAATTGTCGCGTGAATAAACAGAAGTCTCATGAAGGCCAGGAGAGGGTGAACCATGGTGAATCTCAGAGGGCAGCGAAACAGAAAAAAGTGCAGATGGGATTGGGCATTG GGCGCCTATTGGAGATGATGTACCTTTGGATGAAATGGTGTGCTAAAGATGTGGTTGCGGCCATGTTTCTCTACGTAGTTGCAGTGACATGGAGGGTTGTAACACTTCT GACTTCCATTGTGAAATTTTATACGGTATCAGTTTGTAGCTCGACATACTCATGGATTAAAAATCGGCTGCAGTCCCTTTTCCCGCAACGTTACAAAACTGGTAGGACTTGGTCTGGGATGCCTTCATATCAACAACAATCATATGGATTAGAAGAAAATATACCTTTGCCGTCTACAG GGGATGAGGCCATGAAGCGATTACTGTCTTGTAGTAGAGGAAAAGACCCATACAG CATTTTAGGACTTCGATCTGACTGTTCAGATGATGATATAAAGCGGTATTATAGAAAGCAGGCTGTGTTAGTTCACCCTGACAAG AACTCCCAACCCGGTGCTGAAGAGGCGTTCAAGATCTTAGGACATGCATTTGAATTGATCGGTAAACCA GAAAAACGACTAACATATGACCAACAGTGCAAGGAGACTCGTGCTGCTGAAGAGGCTATG CAAGAATTTGCTGATCTGCTGACGAAACTTCAGGAGAAGATGCAGGAGGCTGCCAATATGATGCGTTGTGATCACTGTGGCGGTAAACATCGCCGAATCCCTGTTGACCGTCCATGCTACAGTGCTAGACAGTGTGATAGGTGTAATACAAGGCACTCGGCTAAAGAG GGTGACGTATGGGCGGAGAGTTTAATGCTAGGATTCCTATGGTATTACTATGCATGTATGGATAACAAGATCTATGACATTACTGAATGGGCTGCCTGTCGTCAA GGCGACTACTTCAAACATATGTTGGCGAACTCTCATCATGTGATATACCGTATGGCTGTAAACAGcaatcgtcatcaacatcatcatcagggCAGGCAAGGTCAAGGAGG GAATGACGGTGATCTCGAGGACTTCATCAACCACCTGTTCACCAAATCTATGCAGAATGACCAAAAGGACGGTTTCAGCGGATCACAGCAACCCAGTCGCCCTGCATGGAACTCTGCCAACAAGACCAACAAGAAGCGaggaaaaaagaagaagcaTTAA